A genomic segment from Bradyrhizobium sp. ISRA430 encodes:
- the flaF gene encoding flagellar biosynthesis regulator FlaF has product MSNSAASAYARVATTTASPRDIEAQTLLKAANKLQDAVNSADPLSEQTKQALLFNRKLWTIFLSEAMRDTNPQPLDVRQKIANISVFVLSQTAALQMSPQFDHFRPLIEINRNIAAGLSGRP; this is encoded by the coding sequence ATGTCGAATTCTGCTGCCTCGGCTTACGCGCGCGTTGCAACGACCACCGCATCTCCTCGCGACATTGAGGCGCAGACCCTGCTCAAGGCAGCGAACAAGCTGCAGGACGCCGTCAACAGCGCCGATCCGCTCAGCGAGCAGACCAAGCAGGCACTGCTGTTCAACCGCAAGCTCTGGACGATCTTCCTGAGCGAAGCGATGCGTGACACCAATCCGCAGCCGCTCGACGTCCGGCAGAAGATCGCCAACATCAGCGTGTTCGTGCTGAGCCAGACCGCTGCGCTGCAGATGAGCCCGCAGTTCGATCACTTCCGTCCGCTGATCGAGATCAACAGGAATATCGCCGCCGGTCTGTCCGGCCGGCCGTGA
- the flgJ gene encoding flagellar assembly peptidoglycan hydrolase FlgJ — protein MQTGMINTAHVVNSAFAVQSRNGRPDFELAAALQKVSPQQQAKAQKTATDFEGMFLNAMFSQMTSGLKGEGPFGDTPGTGVWRSMLTEQYSKNFANAGGVGVASEVYRTLILQQAKTVRTA, from the coding sequence ATGCAGACGGGCATGATCAACACCGCGCATGTCGTGAACTCGGCCTTCGCCGTACAGAGCCGCAACGGCCGCCCGGATTTCGAGCTCGCCGCCGCGCTGCAAAAGGTCTCGCCGCAACAGCAGGCCAAGGCGCAGAAGACCGCGACCGATTTCGAGGGCATGTTCCTCAACGCGATGTTCTCGCAGATGACCTCGGGCCTGAAGGGCGAAGGTCCGTTCGGCGACACGCCGGGCACCGGCGTCTGGCGCTCGATGCTGACCGAGCAGTATTCCAAGAATTTCGCCAATGCCGGCGGCGTCGGCGTGGCGAGCGAGGTCTATCGCACCCTCATCCTGCAGCAGGCGAAAACCGTCCGCACGGCATAA
- a CDS encoding flagellar basal body P-ring protein FlgI has translation MPGVRWVRILGVACAALSALALSVTSAAATSRIKDLANIEGVRQNQLIGYGLVVGLNGTGDTLNNIPFTKQSLQAMLERMGVNIRGATIRTGNVAAVMVTGNLPAFATQGTRMDVTVSALGDAKDLRGGTLLVTPLLGADGNVYAVAQGTLAISGFQAEGEAAKIVRGVPTVGRIANGAIIEREIEFALNRLPNVRLALRNADFTTAKRIAAAVNDYLGVKTAEPLDPSTVQLSIPPEFKGNVVAFLTEIEQLQVDPDLAAKIVIDERSGIIVMGRDVRVATVAVAQGNLTVTISESPQVSQPNPLSRGRTVVTPRSSVGVTEDGKKFAVVKDGVSLQQLVDGLNGLGIGPRDLISILQAIKAAGAIEADIEVM, from the coding sequence ATGCCAGGCGTTCGTTGGGTGAGGATTCTGGGAGTGGCCTGCGCCGCGCTGTCGGCGCTGGCGTTGTCGGTCACCTCGGCGGCCGCGACCTCGCGCATCAAGGACCTCGCCAATATCGAAGGCGTGCGGCAGAACCAGCTCATCGGCTACGGCCTCGTCGTCGGCCTCAACGGCACCGGCGACACGCTGAACAACATCCCCTTCACCAAGCAGTCGCTGCAGGCGATGCTCGAGCGCATGGGCGTCAACATCCGCGGCGCCACCATCCGCACCGGGAACGTCGCCGCCGTGATGGTAACCGGCAACCTGCCAGCCTTCGCTACGCAAGGCACGCGCATGGACGTCACGGTCTCCGCGCTCGGTGACGCCAAGGATCTGCGCGGCGGCACCCTGCTCGTCACTCCCCTGCTCGGCGCCGACGGCAACGTCTACGCGGTCGCGCAGGGCACGCTCGCGATCTCCGGCTTCCAGGCGGAGGGTGAAGCGGCAAAGATCGTCCGCGGCGTGCCGACGGTGGGCCGCATCGCCAACGGCGCCATCATCGAGCGTGAGATCGAGTTCGCGCTCAATCGGCTGCCAAACGTGCGTCTGGCGCTGCGCAACGCCGACTTCACCACTGCCAAGCGCATCGCGGCCGCGGTCAACGATTATCTCGGCGTCAAGACCGCTGAGCCGCTCGATCCCTCCACGGTGCAGCTTTCGATCCCGCCGGAGTTCAAGGGCAACGTGGTCGCCTTCCTCACCGAGATCGAGCAGCTCCAGGTCGATCCTGACCTCGCCGCCAAGATCGTCATCGACGAGCGAAGCGGCATCATCGTGATGGGCCGCGACGTCCGCGTCGCCACCGTGGCGGTCGCGCAGGGCAACCTCACCGTCACGATCTCCGAGAGCCCGCAGGTCAGCCAGCCCAACCCGCTGTCGCGGGGCCGCACCGTGGTCACGCCGCGCAGCAGCGTCGGGGTCACCGAGGACGGCAAGAAGTTTGCCGTCGTCAAGGACGGCGTATCGCTCCAGCAGCTCGTCGACGGTCTCAACGGCCTCGGCATCGGCCCGCGCGACCTCATCAGCATCCTCCAGGCGATCAAGGCCGCGGGCGCGATCGAGGCCGACATCGAGGTGATGTGA
- a CDS encoding flagellar assembly protein FliX translates to MRIYGPNGTTLETPASQARRTSSGTFVLPDTSSAQETRSASAPKAAANIDALLALQGIEEDPVERRKRSVARGKAALDVLDDLKMGLLSGNLNASTVMRLRDAAANLKSSSGDPGLDAVLSEIELRVEVELAKAGQG, encoded by the coding sequence ATGCGCATCTACGGACCGAACGGCACCACGCTTGAAACGCCGGCCAGCCAGGCTAGGCGGACCAGCTCCGGCACCTTCGTGCTGCCCGACACTTCGTCGGCGCAGGAGACGCGTTCCGCGTCCGCGCCGAAGGCCGCCGCCAACATCGATGCGCTGCTCGCGCTGCAAGGCATCGAGGAGGATCCGGTGGAGCGGCGCAAGCGCTCGGTCGCGCGCGGCAAGGCTGCGCTCGACGTGCTCGACGATCTCAAGATGGGCCTCCTGTCCGGCAACCTCAACGCCTCGACCGTGATGCGGCTGCGCGATGCGGCGGCAAACCTGAAGTCGTCCTCCGGCGATCCTGGCCTAGATGCTGTGCTCTCCGAGATCGAGCTGCGCGTCGAGGTCGAACTCGCCAAGGCGGGGCAGGGCTGA
- a CDS encoding helix-turn-helix domain-containing protein, with product MKPDVYAANCPTRQILDRVGDKWAVLILLLLREEPMRFNQLRRTIEGISQKMLSQVLKSLERDGLIKRHAIATVPVTVEYSITQLGVTLAAAVDPLRDWAEQNLKDVLAAQRRYDAQQKEEAA from the coding sequence ATGAAACCCGACGTCTATGCAGCCAACTGCCCGACACGCCAGATCCTCGATCGCGTCGGCGACAAATGGGCGGTGCTGATCCTGCTGCTGTTGCGCGAGGAACCGATGCGTTTCAATCAGTTGCGTCGCACGATTGAAGGCATTTCGCAGAAGATGCTGAGCCAGGTTCTCAAATCACTGGAACGCGACGGACTGATCAAGCGCCACGCCATCGCAACCGTGCCGGTGACGGTGGAATATTCGATCACCCAGCTCGGCGTAACGCTGGCTGCGGCGGTCGATCCGCTGCGCGATTGGGCCGAGCAGAATCTGAAGGATGTGCTCGCCGCCCAGCGCCGCTACGACGCGCAGCAGAAGGAAGAGGCGGCGTAG
- a CDS encoding NAD(P)-dependent oxidoreductase: MKIAVAGASGRAGSEITKELSRRGHSVTAIARNPEKIAALANVTPTKGDVLDQAGLTKLWAGHDVAVSSVHFLASDPHKLVGAAKASGVGRYLVVGGAGSLEVAPGVKLVTTPGFPAQYKAEAEKGSAFLDLLRQEQDLNWTFLSPSALFIEGERTAKFRLGGDQLLADANGKSWITFADYAIALADEIERPAHLKQRFTVGY; the protein is encoded by the coding sequence ATGAAAATTGCTGTCGCTGGTGCCTCGGGCCGGGCTGGATCGGAGATCACCAAGGAACTGTCCCGCCGCGGTCATAGCGTGACCGCCATTGCCCGAAACCCCGAAAAGATTGCCGCACTAGCGAACGTTACACCCACCAAGGGCGACGTGCTCGATCAGGCCGGCCTGACCAAGCTCTGGGCCGGGCACGACGTTGCGGTGAGTTCCGTGCACTTCCTGGCCAGCGATCCGCACAAGCTGGTCGGCGCGGCCAAGGCATCTGGCGTCGGTCGCTACCTCGTCGTCGGCGGTGCCGGCAGCCTTGAGGTCGCGCCCGGCGTGAAGCTGGTCACAACTCCCGGTTTTCCGGCGCAGTACAAGGCTGAGGCAGAGAAGGGTTCCGCTTTCCTGGATCTGTTGCGGCAGGAACAGGACCTGAACTGGACCTTTCTCTCGCCGTCGGCGCTGTTTATCGAGGGCGAACGGACGGCCAAGTTCCGGCTCGGGGGCGATCAGCTTCTCGCAGATGCGAACGGTAAAAGCTGGATCACCTTCGCCGACTACGCCATCGCGCTCGCCGATGAGATCGAGCGTCCGGCTCATCTGAAACAGCGTTTCACGGTCGGCTACTGA
- the dksA gene encoding RNA polymerase-binding protein DksA yields MNDRQKEYFRLKLLAWKDEILKESKLTLQALQEENVNHPDLADRASSETDRAIELRARDRQRKLIAKIDAALQRIEDNTYGYCEETGEPISLKRLEARPIATLSVEAQERHEKREKVYRDE; encoded by the coding sequence ATGAACGACCGGCAGAAGGAGTACTTCCGTTTGAAGCTCCTCGCCTGGAAGGATGAGATCCTCAAAGAGTCCAAGCTCACCCTGCAGGCCCTGCAGGAGGAGAACGTGAACCACCCCGATCTCGCCGATCGGGCTTCGTCCGAAACCGACCGTGCCATCGAACTCCGCGCCCGCGATCGCCAGCGCAAGTTGATCGCCAAGATCGACGCCGCGCTCCAGCGCATCGAGGACAACACCTACGGCTATTGCGAGGAAACCGGCGAGCCGATCTCATTGAAGCGGCTCGAGGCGCGGCCCATCGCGACGCTCTCGGTGGAGGCGCAGGAGCGCCACGAGAAACGCGAGAAGGTCTATCGCGACGAATGA
- a CDS encoding fumarylacetoacetate hydrolase family protein, with amino-acid sequence MDKILEAAKAIAAARRNRAPLAALDVPLADEAEGYQVQRVLHDLLLKQVGPLVGYKIGCTSQVMQDYIGIPHPCGGGVFQKGVHDSGAKLAASNYVRVGVECEIAVRLKRDLAPGEAPFTAEWVGEAVEVYHPAIEIVDDRYVEWETMGAPTLIADDFFAAGCVLGPAVERSSVPDLTALKGRAILNGEEISQGTGADVLGHPHNALAWLANHLAAEGKGLHAGQLVLTGSLVKTLWLKAGDKVRMELDGLGMVEAEFT; translated from the coding sequence ATGGACAAAATTCTCGAAGCCGCAAAAGCGATCGCGGCTGCGCGCCGAAACCGTGCGCCACTTGCGGCATTGGACGTTCCCCTTGCCGACGAGGCCGAGGGCTATCAGGTCCAGCGCGTGCTGCACGATCTCCTGTTGAAGCAGGTGGGGCCGCTCGTCGGCTACAAGATCGGCTGCACCAGCCAGGTGATGCAAGACTATATCGGCATCCCGCATCCTTGCGGCGGCGGCGTGTTCCAGAAGGGCGTGCACGACAGCGGCGCGAAGCTTGCCGCATCCAACTATGTCCGCGTCGGTGTCGAATGCGAAATCGCGGTGCGGCTGAAGCGCGACCTTGCGCCCGGTGAAGCGCCGTTCACCGCCGAATGGGTCGGCGAGGCGGTCGAAGTCTACCACCCCGCGATCGAGATCGTCGACGACCGCTACGTGGAGTGGGAAACGATGGGGGCGCCGACGCTGATCGCGGACGATTTCTTCGCGGCCGGCTGCGTGCTCGGGCCGGCGGTGGAGCGCTCGTCCGTGCCGGACCTGACGGCGCTCAAAGGCCGCGCGATCCTCAACGGCGAGGAAATCAGCCAAGGCACCGGCGCCGACGTGCTCGGCCATCCCCACAACGCACTCGCCTGGCTCGCCAACCACCTCGCTGCCGAAGGCAAGGGGCTGCATGCCGGTCAGCTCGTGCTGACGGGAAGCCTGGTCAAGACGCTGTGGCTGAAAGCCGGCGACAAGGTGCGGATGGAGCTGGACGGGCTGGGCATGGTGGAGGCGGAGTTCACCTGA
- the flgH gene encoding flagellar basal body L-ring protein FlgH: protein MSTFSSAARLRRIAISGLLLATCALASGCSSIDRLSQIGEQPKLSAIDNPTTQPGYKPVQMPMPKPEVASYNPNSLWRNGSRAFFKDQRAHQVGDLLTVTVNFTDKANIANETQRSRTAKEDSGITDFIGSQTVTQPLKILPGRLLTTDSTSSADGKGSVNRQEALQTNVAAVVTQVLPNGNLVVEGKQEIRVNFEIRELVVAGIVRPEDIQSDNTIDSSKIAQARIAYGGRGQITDVQQPRYGQQVMDVLLPF, encoded by the coding sequence ATGTCCACGTTCAGTTCCGCCGCCCGTCTTCGTCGCATCGCGATCTCCGGCCTGCTGCTGGCAACCTGCGCCCTCGCAAGCGGCTGCTCCTCGATCGACCGCCTGTCGCAGATCGGCGAGCAGCCGAAACTGTCGGCGATCGACAACCCGACGACGCAGCCCGGCTACAAGCCGGTGCAGATGCCGATGCCGAAGCCGGAAGTCGCCTCCTACAACCCGAACTCGCTGTGGCGTAACGGCAGCCGCGCCTTCTTCAAGGACCAGCGCGCCCACCAGGTCGGCGATCTCCTGACGGTGACGGTGAACTTCACGGACAAGGCCAACATCGCCAACGAGACCCAGCGCAGCCGAACTGCCAAGGAAGATTCAGGAATCACCGACTTCATCGGCAGCCAGACGGTCACGCAGCCACTGAAGATCCTGCCTGGCCGACTTCTCACCACCGACTCGACGTCCTCCGCTGACGGCAAGGGCTCGGTCAATCGCCAGGAAGCGTTGCAGACAAACGTCGCAGCGGTCGTGACGCAGGTGCTGCCGAACGGCAACCTCGTGGTCGAGGGCAAGCAGGAGATCCGGGTCAACTTCGAGATTCGCGAACTGGTTGTCGCCGGTATCGTGCGCCCCGAGGACATCCAGAGCGACAACACCATCGACTCCAGCAAGATCGCGCAGGCCCGCATCGCCTATGGCGGCCGCGGCCAGATCACGGACGTGCAGCAGCCGCGCTACGGCCAGCAAGTCATGGACGTGCTGCTGCCCTTCTAA
- the flgA gene encoding flagellar basal body P-ring formation chaperone FlgA, which produces MIRMTLATASVLAALALPARAADDAIVAPTLRASVTVTADVVRVGDLIDNAGSTAMIPVYRSPDLGTTGALPVAQVLSVLRAKQVIGVMTGEIKEVSVTRLARTFANKDLENAVASALERRFGLGDAANITVTFDRGVSELRLDASNTGALQPVATRYDARSGRFDLTFEINNDNNPAPTKLRFTGTAIETVEVAVLTRDIDRAELLKSSDIVLERRPKADVTGEPALRDRTIGMQLRRPMRAGTPIRVADIVKPDFVQRDQNVTIIYQVPGLYLTTRGKAIESGAEGDTVSVLNVQSKRTLTGIVTGRGQVTVQGASQAAPMPPAVEQTSSLPRDRSAPVALAQSQISPAPAKSE; this is translated from the coding sequence ATGATCCGCATGACGCTTGCCACCGCCTCCGTCCTCGCCGCGCTGGCGTTGCCGGCGCGGGCCGCCGACGACGCGATCGTCGCGCCGACGCTGCGCGCGAGCGTCACCGTCACCGCCGACGTGGTGCGGGTCGGCGACCTCATCGACAATGCCGGCTCGACCGCAATGATCCCGGTGTACCGCTCGCCCGATCTCGGCACCACCGGCGCATTGCCGGTCGCCCAGGTCTTGTCGGTGCTGCGCGCAAAACAGGTGATTGGAGTGATGACCGGCGAGATCAAGGAGGTCTCGGTCACGCGGCTCGCCCGCACCTTCGCCAACAAGGACCTCGAGAACGCGGTCGCCTCGGCGCTGGAGCGCCGCTTTGGCCTCGGCGATGCCGCCAACATCACCGTCACCTTCGACCGCGGCGTTTCTGAGCTGCGGCTCGATGCCTCCAACACCGGCGCGCTGCAGCCGGTCGCGACCCGCTACGACGCGCGCAGCGGCCGTTTCGACCTGACCTTCGAGATCAACAACGACAACAATCCGGCTCCGACCAAGCTGCGCTTCACCGGCACCGCGATCGAGACCGTCGAGGTCGCCGTGCTCACGCGAGACATCGACCGCGCCGAGCTGCTCAAATCCTCCGACATCGTGCTGGAGCGCCGGCCGAAGGCGGATGTCACCGGCGAGCCCGCCTTGCGCGACCGCACGATCGGCATGCAGCTCCGCCGGCCGATGCGGGCGGGCACGCCGATCCGCGTCGCCGACATCGTCAAGCCCGACTTCGTGCAGCGCGACCAGAACGTCACCATCATCTACCAGGTGCCCGGCCTCTATCTCACCACGCGCGGCAAGGCGATCGAGAGCGGCGCCGAAGGCGACACCGTCAGCGTCCTCAACGTGCAGTCCAAGCGCACGCTGACTGGCATCGTCACCGGCCGCGGCCAGGTCACGGTGCAGGGCGCAAGCCAGGCCGCACCGATGCCGCCGGCAGTCGAGCAGACCTCCTCGCTACCGCGTGACCGGTCCGCGCCCGTCGCCCTTGCCCAAAGCCAGATTTCGCCAGCTCCAGCCAAGTCAGAGTAA
- the flgG gene encoding flagellar basal-body rod protein FlgG, with protein sequence MQALHTAATGMAAQELNVQVISNNIANLRTTGFKKQTAAFQDLIYEHIRRVGAQSSDQGTILPVGVDIGGGVKTVGTPRSMTQGTLSQTGNDLDLAISGEGFFKILMPDGTYQYTRDGTFQMDNQGRIVTAQGNPVQPTITIPNNASGLTVNVQGQVSVTLPGSSSSTILGQIGLTRFINKAGLQPVGSNQFTETPSSGPPQDGTATAEGYGNITQGSLEQANVDVVSEMSDLIAAQRAYEMNAKVISAADQMMQSTTALFR encoded by the coding sequence ATGCAGGCGCTTCACACCGCAGCGACCGGAATGGCGGCACAGGAACTCAACGTTCAGGTGATCTCCAACAACATCGCCAACCTGCGCACCACCGGCTTCAAGAAGCAGACGGCGGCGTTCCAGGACCTGATCTACGAGCACATCCGCCGCGTCGGCGCACAGTCGTCGGACCAGGGCACCATCCTGCCCGTCGGCGTCGACATCGGCGGCGGCGTCAAGACCGTCGGCACGCCGCGCAGCATGACGCAAGGCACGCTGTCGCAGACCGGCAACGACCTCGACCTCGCGATCTCGGGCGAAGGCTTTTTCAAGATCCTGATGCCCGACGGTACCTACCAGTACACCCGCGACGGCACCTTCCAGATGGACAATCAGGGCCGCATCGTCACCGCGCAGGGCAACCCGGTGCAGCCGACGATCACGATCCCGAACAACGCGTCGGGCCTCACCGTCAACGTGCAGGGCCAGGTCTCGGTGACGCTGCCGGGCTCGTCGAGTTCGACCATTCTCGGCCAGATCGGCCTGACCCGCTTCATCAACAAGGCCGGCCTGCAGCCGGTCGGCAGCAACCAGTTCACCGAGACCCCCTCCTCCGGTCCGCCCCAGGACGGCACCGCGACCGCCGAGGGTTACGGCAACATCACGCAAGGCAGCCTCGAGCAGGCCAATGTCGACGTCGTCTCGGAGATGAGCGACCTGATCGCGGCCCAGCGCGCCTACGAGATGAACGCCAAGGTGATCAGCGCCGCCGACCAGATGATGCAATCGACCACGGCACTGTTCCGCTGA
- the flgF gene encoding flagellar basal-body rod protein FlgF: MQNALLIGLSRQMTLERQMDVIANNVANANTNGFKADHSLFEEYLNSNAREDNFLSSDRRVSYVQDRGTFRDIAQGPMEPTNNPLDMAVDGNAYFAVQANGAERYTRDGKFSLNSTGQLVTSDGNLVLGTSGPITFQPTDHDINVAPDGTITVLEGTARTDSIRGKIRMVSFDDPTKLTKLGANLYDAGGATQQADTKSAVRQGYIEKSNVNAVGEMGRMVEVMRSYTAIANLLQQQSDLHKSAIEKLADVPA, encoded by the coding sequence ATGCAGAACGCGCTTCTGATCGGCCTGTCACGGCAGATGACGTTGGAACGGCAGATGGATGTCATCGCCAACAACGTCGCCAATGCCAACACCAACGGCTTCAAGGCCGATCATTCGCTGTTCGAGGAGTATCTCAACTCGAACGCGCGTGAGGACAATTTCCTCAGCTCCGACCGCCGCGTCTCCTATGTGCAGGATCGCGGCACCTTCCGCGACATCGCCCAGGGGCCGATGGAGCCGACCAACAACCCGCTCGATATGGCGGTGGACGGCAACGCCTATTTCGCCGTGCAGGCCAATGGCGCCGAGCGTTACACCCGCGACGGCAAATTCTCGCTCAACAGCACCGGCCAGCTCGTCACGTCTGACGGCAACCTCGTGCTCGGCACCAGCGGCCCGATCACCTTCCAGCCGACCGACCATGACATCAACGTCGCGCCCGACGGAACGATCACTGTGCTCGAGGGCACGGCCCGCACCGATTCGATCCGCGGCAAGATCCGCATGGTGTCATTCGACGACCCGACGAAGCTGACCAAGCTTGGCGCCAACCTCTATGACGCCGGCGGCGCCACCCAGCAGGCCGACACCAAGTCCGCCGTACGCCAGGGCTACATCGAGAAGTCGAACGTGAACGCGGTCGGCGAGATGGGCCGCATGGTCGAGGTGATGCGAAGCTACACCGCGATCGCCAACCTGCTGCAGCAGCAGAGCGACCTCCACAAATCGGCGATCGAGAAGCTCGCCGACGTGCCGGCCTGA
- the fliL gene encoding flagellar basal body-associated protein FliL, with protein sequence MAENEAEGGAAAEGAEAAAPKNKLKLIIMAVGLLAVLGAGAASWFFFFRHGDDEHHAEAAPPPKPPAFVDVPDMMVNLAGAPGERVQYLRLKIVLELKEEKQIEAIKPTMPRVTDIFQTYVRELRPSDLNGSAGIFRLKEELTKRVNAAVAPIQVSAVLFKEVVVQ encoded by the coding sequence ATGGCAGAGAATGAAGCGGAAGGCGGCGCAGCCGCCGAGGGCGCGGAAGCCGCTGCACCGAAGAACAAGCTCAAGCTGATCATCATGGCCGTCGGCTTGCTCGCCGTCCTCGGCGCCGGCGCTGCGAGCTGGTTCTTCTTCTTCCGCCATGGTGACGACGAGCATCATGCCGAGGCGGCGCCGCCGCCGAAGCCGCCGGCCTTTGTCGACGTCCCCGACATGATGGTCAATCTCGCCGGCGCTCCCGGTGAGCGCGTGCAATATCTGCGGCTGAAGATCGTGCTGGAGTTGAAGGAAGAGAAGCAGATCGAGGCGATCAAGCCGACGATGCCGCGCGTCACCGACATCTTCCAGACCTATGTCCGGGAATTGCGCCCCTCCGACCTCAACGGCTCGGCCGGTATCTTCCGCCTCAAGGAAGAGCTGACCAAGCGCGTCAATGCGGCGGTCGCGCCGATCCAGGTCAGCGCGGTGCTGTTCAAGGAAGTCGTGGTGCAGTGA
- the fliM gene encoding flagellar motor switch protein FliM produces MAGNDPVDQDAIAAQWEASLDSEDPAEAAKAAAENELSETMALQWAAMVEDGSRDLGNGKNSGERVLSQEEIDNLLGFTVGDVALDDHSGIRAIIDSAMVSYERLPMLEIVFDRLVRLLTTSLRNFTSDNVEVSLDRITSVRFGDYMNSIPLPAVLSVFKAEEWENFGMATVDSNLIYSMIDVLLGGRRGTSQLRIEGRPYTTIETELVKRLVQVVLTDAEQAFRPLSPVTFTIDRLETNPRFAAISRPANAAILVRLRIDMEDRGGNIELLLPYATIEPIRGVLLQMFMGEKFGRDPVWEGHFATEIVQAAISVDAVLYEADIPLKQLMRLKVGDTLPLEMRADANVTVRCGNVMLTEGRMGRVGDRVAIRVTKPLRKPGTTLAMFEKVDEQNKMMEAP; encoded by the coding sequence ATGGCGGGCAACGATCCAGTCGACCAGGATGCCATAGCCGCCCAGTGGGAGGCCTCGCTTGATTCCGAGGATCCCGCGGAGGCCGCGAAGGCTGCTGCCGAGAACGAACTATCGGAAACCATGGCCCTGCAATGGGCGGCCATGGTCGAGGACGGCAGTCGCGATCTCGGCAACGGCAAGAACAGCGGCGAACGCGTGCTGTCGCAGGAGGAAATCGACAATCTCCTCGGCTTCACCGTCGGCGACGTTGCGCTCGACGACCATTCCGGCATCCGCGCAATCATCGATTCGGCGATGGTCTCCTACGAGCGCCTGCCGATGCTCGAAATCGTCTTCGATCGCCTGGTGCGGCTGTTGACGACAAGCTTGCGCAATTTCACTTCCGACAACGTCGAAGTCTCGCTCGACCGCATCACCTCGGTCCGCTTCGGCGACTATATGAACTCGATCCCGCTGCCTGCCGTGCTCTCGGTGTTCAAGGCCGAGGAGTGGGAAAATTTTGGAATGGCCACGGTCGATTCCAACCTGATCTATTCGATGATCGACGTGTTGCTCGGCGGCCGCCGTGGCACGAGCCAGCTCCGCATCGAGGGCCGTCCCTACACCACGATCGAGACCGAGCTGGTGAAACGGCTGGTTCAGGTGGTGCTGACCGACGCCGAGCAGGCGTTCCGGCCGCTGTCGCCGGTGACCTTCACCATCGACCGGCTGGAGACCAATCCGCGCTTTGCCGCGATCAGCCGGCCTGCGAATGCCGCGATCCTGGTGCGCCTGCGCATCGACATGGAAGATCGCGGCGGCAACATCGAGCTGTTGCTGCCCTACGCGACCATCGAGCCGATCCGGGGCGTCCTGCTCCAGATGTTCATGGGCGAAAAGTTCGGCCGCGACCCGGTCTGGGAAGGCCATTTCGCCACTGAGATCGTGCAGGCCGCGATCTCCGTCGATGCCGTGCTCTACGAGGCGGACATTCCGCTCAAGCAGCTCATGCGGCTGAAGGTCGGTGACACGCTGCCGCTCGAAATGCGCGCCGACGCCAACGTGACCGTGCGCTGCGGCAACGTCATGCTCACTGAGGGGCGGATGGGGCGGGTCGGCGACCGCGTCGCGATCCGCGTGACGAAACCCCTGCGCAAGCCAGGTACGACACTTGCGATGTTCGAGAAGGTGGACGAACAGAACAAGATGATGGAGGCCCCATGA
- a CDS encoding DUF6468 domain-containing protein, with product MNHSLGMAIETLVAILLMLTIGYCILLNKRLTRLKADEHSLKAVIAELITATEIAERAIGGLKLAVRDVNENLGSQLAAATQMSDQLYKQLGEADNVVRRLSKIAIAARPVTNPETIAAPAAKPSSAKAVAAAAEAFSERRKSNGLAA from the coding sequence ATGAACCACTCCCTGGGAATGGCGATCGAGACGCTGGTGGCTATCCTGCTGATGCTGACGATCGGCTACTGCATCCTGCTCAACAAGCGGCTGACGCGGCTGAAGGCGGACGAGCATTCGCTGAAGGCGGTGATCGCCGAGCTGATCACCGCGACGGAAATTGCCGAGCGCGCGATCGGCGGGCTGAAGCTCGCCGTGCGCGACGTCAACGAGAACCTCGGCAGCCAGCTCGCGGCCGCGACGCAGATGTCTGACCAACTCTACAAGCAGCTCGGCGAGGCCGACAACGTGGTGCGCCGCCTCTCCAAGATCGCGATCGCCGCGCGACCCGTCACCAATCCGGAGACGATCGCCGCGCCGGCAGCCAAGCCGTCATCGGCGAAGGCGGTGGCCGCGGCGGCCGAAGCGTTCTCCGAGCGCAGAAAGTCCAACGGTCTCGCCGCATAA